In Amia ocellicauda isolate fAmiCal2 chromosome 7, fAmiCal2.hap1, whole genome shotgun sequence, one genomic interval encodes:
- the LOC136753968 gene encoding NXPE family member 2, whose protein sequence is MEVTVRDIMASLEKYIPSPKSNVNFSQSTSGKNSEATVIEPKKKYCVGETLSVLVQMRDHRFYLKTYGGDFITARIYSSNLKAAVSGVVEDLQNGTYRINFKLFWPGKVTIHLLLIHSSEAISALWRTRQQDYDKILFTGVFINGTKRETSPCRFVKSPNTTVCSYGDERDGERFYCLKTHSLPCEALYEMVTGYNQTRLFSTEENKMLQRCAETHLQCTFVVFLPTDTFPETLEKCQFGMSSPFPSGYFFQNKWFSSYCHTENFLSPDSITGCLRDKSLHFRGDSTSRQWIEYLVAKIKDLKYTIPMDGNVPRLAISSNHNFSVQWKKHAHPWMTGTPQPLHYASYIARDLDSIAGGENTVIMISVGQHLRAFPIQLFINRIISIRRGIERLLQRSPLTKVFIKNENTRNIWEYINVYNNWHGHLNNLAQKEVFKGLEVGFVDAWDMTIASNEFAVHPAEMVISNQVAIFLSYLCPSQPASPIPFQW, encoded by the exons ATGGAGGTTACAGTCAGAGATATAATGGCAAGCCTTGAAAAATATATCCCGTCCCCAAAGTCCAACGTCAATTTCAGTCAGTCGACGAGTGGAAAGAACAGTGAGGCGACTGTGATCGAGCCCAAAAAAAAGTACTGCGTGGGAGAGACTCTGAGCGTCTTGGTGCAGATGAGGGACCACCGTTTTTACCTCAAGACCTACGGAGGCGATTTCATCACAGCCCGGATCTATTCTTCCAATCTGAAGGCAGCAGTTTCGGGGGTTGTCGAAGACTTGCAGAATGGTACCTACCGAATCAATTTCAAGTTGTTCTGGCCAGGGAAAGTGACGATCCATTTGCTGCTGATCCATTCCAGCGAGGCTATCTCGGCTCTATGGAGAACAAGGCAGCAGGACTATGATAAAATTCTTTTCACGGGGGTCTTCATCAATGgcacaaagagagagacatCACCCTGCCGGTTTGTGAAGAGCCCGAATACTACCGTGTGTTCTTACGGGGATGAGCGGGATGGTGAGCGTTTTTACTGTCTCAAGACGCACTCCCTGCCTTGCGAGGCTCTGTATGAAATGGTCACGGGCTACAATCAAACCAGACTTTTCAGCACGGAGGAGAACAAGATGCTGCAAAGGT GTGCTGAAACCCACCTTCAATGCACATTTGTTGTCTTCCTTCCCACAGACACTTTCCCAGAAACTCTAGAGAAATGCCAGTTTGGGATGAGCTCCCCGTTTCCCAGTGGCTACTTTTTCCAAAACAAGTGGTTCTCCTCCTACTGCCACACCGAGAACTTCCTCAGTCCAGACTCCATCACTGGCTGCCTGCGGGACAAAAGTCTGCATTTCAGGGGCGACTCCACTTCTCGCCAATGGATTGAGTATTTAGTGGCAAAAATTAAAG ATCTGAAGTACACCATTCCAATGGATGGCAACGTTCCAAGGCTGGCCATCTCGAGCAATCATAACTTCAGTGTGCAGTGGAAAAAACACGCTCATCCATGGATGACTGGAACACCACAGCCTTTACATTATGCATCATACATAGCTAGAGACCTTGACAGTATAGCAGGGGGAGAGAACACTGTGATTATGATCTCTGTGGGCCAGCATCTGAGGGCCTTCCCTATACAGCTTTTCATCAATCGCATCATTAGTATCCGACGGGGAATCGAAAGACTGCTGCAGCGGAGCCCCCTGACCAAAGTCTTCATCAAAAATGAGAACACACGGAATATCTGGGAATACATCAACGTTTACAATAACTGGCATGGGCATCTAAATAACTTGGCTCAAAAGGAGGTGTTTAAAGGGCTGGAAGTGGGATTTGTGGATGCCTGGGACATGACAATAGCTTCCAATGAGTTTGCAGTCCACCCTGCAGAAATGGTTATCAGCAACCAAGTGGCCATCTTCCTCTCCTACCTCTGCCCCTCACAACCAGCATCCCCTATACCTTTCCAGTGGTGA
- the LOC136753611 gene encoding zinc finger protein 22, translating to MEDTGAGEGETLVLDASRPARSPAKGQRGKGQPSVEGCKCPFCGESFASRSLLTQHRKDHHGKRPFSCPDCKKCFLSRSHFVEHQRVHTGERPYRCHECSLGFTTAHNLKRHRAIHARQRGRLKHRGKVAASKATPSVRKEPQASFEACQVKEIHYGTDRIIKGVLRRRIAYEIEVVL from the coding sequence ATGGAGGACACGGGTGCCGGAGAGGGAGAGACCCTGGTGCTGGATGCTAGCCGACCAGCAAGATCCCCAGCAAAGGGACAGAGAGGCAAAGGACAGCCTTCTGTAGAGGGGTGCAAGTGTCCCTTCTGCGGGGAGAGCTTCGCTTCGAGAAGCCTGCTGACGCAGCACAGGAAGGATCACCATGGGAAGCGCCCCTTCTCCTGTCCTGACTGCAAGAAATGTTTCCTCAGTCGGAGCCACTTTGTGGAGCACCAGCGTGTGCACACCGGGGAGCGGCCCTACCGTTGCCACGAATGCAGCCTCGGTTTCACCACGGCACACAACCTCAAGCGCCACCGGGCCATCCATGCCAGGCAGAGGGGGAGACTGAAACATCGAGGGAAGGTGGCCGCCTCCAAGGCCACACCCTCTGTCAGAAAGGAGCCGCAGGCCTCTTTTGAAGCGTGCCAGGTGAAGGAGATCCATTACGGGACAGACCGCATCATCAAAGGGGTGCTGAGACGAAGAATCGCCTATGAAATCGAGGTGGTGCTCTAA
- the LOC136753612 gene encoding zinc finger protein 610 produces MTSLPASYEIPELGRVEVKEEYPEIQCVRIKQESPELELVQVKQELYEVECVRIKEESYEDDSDPPEDPFTESIHADIKEESVNWEVHERELTSTRSGFQSLCSQGQASSIPCFAQDCGAVCSRPMLHSVGAAPLPSVVSRLSPSIPHLHEEPLGPLRFLDQDPKVSDETAARKRPQHFTIRADGFTPRMSFARYQQLDPAHKPYLCTDCGKAYKRMDHLKRHQQMHSGEKPYHCGTCEKRFSLRRSLEYHQRQCTGESYCKCAVCGDVFQSFSNLHRHQLIHAGEKTYQCGRCGQKCKQSNYFKKHQKVHTEDEPYFCLECEQKFILD; encoded by the coding sequence ATGACTTCACTCCCTGCTAGCTATGAAATACCTGAACTGGGACGTGTCGAGGTAAAAGAAGAGTACCCCGAGATACAGTGCGTCCGGATCAAGCAGGAGTCCCCCGAGCTAGAACTTGTGCAGGTCAAGCAGGAGCTGTATGAAGTGGAGTGCGTCCGGATCAAGGAGGAATCTTACGAAGACGACTCCGACCCCCCGGAAGACCCCTTTACTGAATCCATCCATGCCGATATCAAAGAGGAGTCGGTGAACTGGGAAGTGCATGAGCGGGAGCTTACCTCTACCAGGTCAGGCTTTCAGAGTCTCTGTTCCCAGGGCCAGGCTTCCAGCATTCCGTGTTTCGCACAGGACTGCGGTGCTGTCTGTTCCCGGCCCATGTTACACTCCGTGGGGGCAGCCCCCTTGCCCTCTGTGGTCTCCAGACTCTCGCCTTCCATTCCCCACCTTCATGAGGAGCCCCTGGGCCCCCTCAGGTTCCTCGACCAGGACCCCAAGGTGTCCGATGAGACGGCCGCCCGCAAACGGCCCCAGCACTTCACCATCCGGGCGGACGGCTTCACTCCCCGCATGAGTTTCGCACGCTACCAGCAGCTGGACCCTGCCCACAAGCCCTACCTCTGCACAGACTGCGGCAAGGCATACAAGAGAATGGACCATTTGAAGCGGCATCAACAGATGCATTCTGGGGAGAAACCTTACCACTGCGGCACTTGTGAGAAGCGCTTCTCCCTGCGCCGGAGCCTGGAGTACCACCAGAGACAGTGCACGGGCGAGAGCTACTGTAAGTGCGCCGTGTGCGGTGACGTCTTCCAGAGCTTCAGCAACCTGCACCGCCACCAGCTCATCCACGCTGGGGAGAAAACCTACCAGTGCGGCCGCTGTGGTCAGAAGTGCAAACAGTCCAACTACTTCAAGAAACACCAGAAAGTGCACACCGAGGACGAGCCCTATTTCTGCCTGGAGTGTGAGCAGAAGTTCATATTGGATTGA